A window of the Deinococcus gobiensis I-0 genome harbors these coding sequences:
- a CDS encoding alpha-amylase family glycosyl hydrolase produces MRPFLLPALLLGMSSAQNAPATVPALSSFEGQIVYQVMPDRFFDGDPANNVGVDRADPRAWHGGDLAGLTQKLPYVQKLGATALWLTPVYRQQPGNSFDTSPYHGYWPADFRDVDPHFGTLATFGGLMAAAKAAGLPVVLDQVINHYGYTAPAVEEHPGWFNGPAQCAAAQNKDVDCPLAGLPDLRQSVPAVRELLLGNADFWRAQGVSAFRYDAIKHVEGPFLKELLARDRAAGTWTLGEWYDADTGTVADWQKAGFDSLFLFSLQAAMRQSVMGGQSLSGVANVLARQGELPRPGEVALFLDNHDVPRFANGTLFEDDGQLRTRYGLRALMTLRGVPVLWQGTEIAQRGGPDPDNRRDMRFEGQWTPAEAQTFAVAQGAIAARKASAALSRGEQRLLKVPSGVQDDLLLFTRQEGGQTVLAAWHGGRARRTFSIPLSVLELGAAPQALTRSLFAGQNAGLSVSGGYLHLSLPARDAAAFALGAR; encoded by the coding sequence CCGCCCTGTTGCTGGGCATGTCGTCGGCCCAGAACGCCCCCGCGACGGTGCCTGCCCTGTCCAGCTTCGAAGGCCAGATCGTCTATCAGGTCATGCCCGACCGCTTCTTCGACGGCGACCCGGCGAACAATGTGGGCGTGGACCGCGCCGATCCCCGGGCGTGGCACGGCGGCGACCTCGCGGGCCTGACACAGAAACTCCCGTATGTCCAGAAGCTCGGGGCGACGGCGCTGTGGCTCACCCCGGTCTACCGCCAGCAGCCGGGCAATTCCTTCGATACTTCGCCCTACCACGGCTACTGGCCGGCCGATTTCCGCGATGTGGACCCGCATTTCGGGACGCTGGCGACCTTCGGCGGCCTGATGGCGGCGGCGAAGGCGGCGGGCCTGCCGGTCGTGCTCGATCAGGTCATCAACCACTACGGGTACACGGCCCCGGCGGTCGAGGAGCACCCCGGCTGGTTCAACGGTCCGGCGCAGTGTGCCGCGGCGCAGAACAAGGACGTGGACTGCCCCCTCGCCGGCCTGCCCGACCTGCGCCAGAGCGTGCCGGCGGTGCGCGAGCTGCTGCTGGGCAACGCCGACTTCTGGCGCGCGCAGGGGGTGTCGGCCTTCCGCTACGACGCCATCAAACACGTCGAGGGACCGTTCCTGAAGGAGCTGCTGGCCCGTGACCGCGCCGCCGGCACCTGGACGCTGGGCGAGTGGTACGACGCCGATACCGGCACGGTGGCCGACTGGCAGAAGGCCGGCTTCGACAGCCTCTTCCTGTTCAGCCTGCAAGCCGCCATGCGCCAGAGCGTGATGGGCGGCCAGAGCCTGAGCGGCGTGGCGAACGTCCTCGCGCGCCAGGGCGAGCTGCCGCGCCCCGGCGAGGTCGCGCTGTTCCTCGACAACCACGACGTGCCGCGCTTCGCCAACGGCACGCTGTTCGAGGACGACGGCCAGCTGCGCACCCGCTACGGCCTGCGCGCCCTGATGACCCTGCGCGGCGTGCCGGTGCTGTGGCAGGGCACCGAGATCGCCCAGCGCGGCGGCCCCGACCCCGACAACCGCCGCGACATGCGTTTCGAGGGGCAGTGGACGCCCGCCGAGGCGCAGACCTTCGCCGTCGCCCAGGGGGCCATCGCCGCCCGCAAGGCGAGCGCGGCCCTGAGCCGGGGCGAGCAGCGGCTGCTGAAGGTGCCCTCCGGCGTGCAGGACGACCTCCTGCTGTTCACCCGCCAGGAAGGCGGCCAGACCGTGCTGGCGGCGTGGCATGGCGGGCGCGCGCGGCGCACCTTCTCGATTCCGCTCTCGGTGCTGGAACTGGGCGCGGCCCCACAGGCCCTGACCCGCAGCCTCTTTGCCGGGCAGAATGCGGGCCTGAGCGTCAGCGGCGGCTACCTGCATCTCAGCCTGCCGGCGCGGGACGCGGCCGCTTTCGCCCTGGGCGCGAGGTAA